From the genome of Paludisphaera rhizosphaerae, one region includes:
- a CDS encoding lipase family protein produces the protein MTLPDRPPPRETLEGLTPPAADFPYFAFAEVVPFEADPRRSVRTPAGAFDDPNAWLLADASLLAYGDANFIADRVRQSPLPGLGWQARTLGDPDEPRAVVLQGPDALVIAFRGTSLPVPPVPENLSPNEVARLVDWILGNEDLKIDAQLLPATRASGGRVHSGFLQAFQAISQQLDEVVAARRPGQALWLTGHSLGGALAVLAASHLRESDVTGIYTYGCPRVGDAEFVDTLPVCVHRRFVHRDDLIPKVPPPWPLGYRHAGEEQEVPDAAPRRLWQEWNEGFQALAAAVRLSFEQRRLAVGEAPLLVRGLADHAPVYYATLLWNAVAAARREG, from the coding sequence CGCCGCCGCGCGAGACCCTCGAAGGGCTCACGCCCCCCGCCGCCGACTTCCCCTACTTCGCCTTCGCCGAGGTCGTCCCCTTCGAGGCCGACCCCCGGCGATCCGTCCGCACGCCTGCCGGCGCGTTCGACGACCCGAACGCCTGGCTCCTGGCCGACGCCTCTCTGCTGGCCTACGGCGACGCGAACTTCATCGCCGACCGCGTTCGTCAATCCCCCCTGCCCGGCCTCGGCTGGCAGGCCCGGACGCTTGGCGACCCGGACGAACCGCGGGCCGTGGTCCTTCAAGGACCCGACGCCCTGGTGATCGCCTTCCGCGGCACGAGCTTGCCGGTCCCTCCCGTGCCGGAGAACCTCTCGCCGAATGAAGTCGCCCGGCTGGTCGACTGGATCCTCGGCAATGAGGACCTCAAGATCGACGCTCAACTCCTCCCCGCAACCCGCGCCTCGGGTGGGCGAGTCCACTCGGGATTCCTTCAGGCGTTCCAGGCCATCAGCCAGCAGCTCGACGAGGTCGTGGCCGCAAGGCGTCCTGGCCAGGCCCTCTGGCTGACCGGCCACAGCCTGGGCGGCGCCCTGGCGGTGCTGGCGGCGTCGCACCTTCGCGAATCGGACGTGACGGGAATCTACACCTACGGATGCCCGCGCGTGGGCGACGCCGAGTTCGTCGACACGCTCCCGGTCTGCGTCCACCGTCGGTTCGTCCACCGCGACGATCTCATCCCCAAGGTCCCTCCGCCCTGGCCGCTGGGCTATCGTCACGCCGGCGAGGAACAGGAAGTCCCCGACGCCGCGCCTCGGCGGCTCTGGCAAGAGTGGAACGAGGGATTCCAGGCCCTGGCCGCCGCCGTCCGCCTGTCCTTCGAACAGCGCCGGCTGGCCGTCGGCGAAGCCCCCCTGCTCGTCCGAGGCCTCGCCGACCACGCCCCCGTCTACTACGCCACGCTCCTCTGGAATGCGGTGGCCGCAGCGAGACGTGAGGGCTGA